GTTTTCAtataacttgaatatgttttGGTTTGAGATATTTCTGAGTTTAGACGAGTATGAAATGAATGTTTCAGTCATGGATGACACAGCTGATGACATGGATATCAGTCTTCGATGACATCACGTTATTTTGCTTCTAAGAGCAAAGTAACTGTTTCATTGTAAACTTAGGAAATGCACGGGTTTGGACTCATGTACACTGACCAGTGACTGATTCCACAAAGAGAATGTGAACAATGGCGTTTAAAGTGTTAGACAAGTAAGCTGTTGTTGTTTGTCTTTGTTTACGTTTATCCGGTTGGAAAGACCAGGCGATCAAATACATCATGATTGTGGCTATATCAATACCTGTAGGTGTCAACTCAGAATGCATCCAACCAACCAGCTTACAGTTTAGGCATAGTTGGCATAGGCCCAGAACTGCGTCATCGACCACAATTTAAACTACTTCGTCCTTCATGTCATTGATCTTGATTGTGTGTGATGACCCTTGGTATCGACCTATTTCGTCAGGTGCGACAAGTGTCCTCACCATGGTTGTAGTGGCTGGGTCACTGCATATTTTCGGTTGAGAGCCGGTTTCGTCATCGGTTGCCCCTGTTCAGAATTTAGCTCAACACTTGAAATATGTGTATAAGAAATTCATTATTGTTTATTCACGGTATCACCCATTGAAGTGCCGCCAGCCTGATCAGctgatgagacactctttagGCACAACTCCtatctaatgccaggcgccagGCGAAAAGGCAGTTTGTATCCGCTGTGGTGAGGTTGTGACTACATCTGACACCACTATGGAAGCCATTTGCGCGAAAAGCCATAATAATATCCAACATTGATAATGACTATGTCAAAATTACAGTATTGATCTCAACACCAAAACTTAGATGTTGAGGTCAATATTTGACGAAAGGCCCAGCTTAAAGCTTTTAGGCTTGATGCCTAGCTTTATCCCGCACTTCGTGTACAAGGTTAAGTTCGAAGGATTAAAGCATTGAATCGATTTTCggacacaaatatgcaataattATGCACCATGATACATGCTAAGGGAAGGAAGGGGTACGTGCAAGGACAACCGATGACGTTGTTTTGGACTGAGCATTTTGTAATGACACACGTTAAGCAAAATCCTTCTCAACTTCCTGACTTTTAAGGATGAGGAATGCCGGGTGAAGGGGATGTaaattgatgcaaataatactaCCTACATGTAGTCGTGACAGAAGTAGCAATAAAGTGAAATCTGACCTACGAAATTACTACCAGTTGTGCAATTCAGCCATTCGTGAGGTGTTTTGTCTACAGAGCAACTCGTGTCTCAAAGAAATCCTTTCCGACGTTTTCAGCACCGGCTATCCCATAAACAATGAAGATTAACGAGAaacccatactgaacttcagcggtattgcctccgtagcctccgccatgctttgtctggaagctgagcaatgtcaaaacGTTGAGGGTCTATAGATGCCAGAAACCAGTGCACTCCACATTTGGCCAGCCTGTGCTTGATGTCCTAACGTTGTCATTGAAGAAAGCTTTGGTTCTATCGTAGCCATAGAAACAGCCTAAGATCCACTCAGCATCTCTTCCTTTACCTCAACAAGTCAGTATCGCGTGACAGCAAGTGCTTAGCTGAATATCTAGTTGACAACTTGTGTCGAATAGCTACAAACCTAGAAGTGCATCAACTACTCAGTTACTCAGCAAATTACCTTTCCTCCTCAAGGATGGCAACCTCACAGGTTCAGGGGAACGTTTCATCTGACAATCATCAACAAAGACCAAATTTAGAAGGAAatagcatgtaggcctacccatgaTCCAGTACTCATTATACCACGCTTTTGGCAACAGCAAGGAAAGGATAAGGCAGCGACAAAAGGGGCATTGCCCACCTGATATCAGTATGTTCCATCCGAGGAAAAAGAAGGTATGACCAGCAGAAAAGAGGTGGCAAGGTCTACCGCTTTAGGATTGCCAGAACTGGTGGGATAATGAAGTTGCCTATGCCGTGGATCTCCCCATCGTTACCCTTACATCACACCATAGCCATTTGCGATGTCATAATCGACATCTTAGGGAAGTGAAGACCGAGGTAACAAGAGTGACGATGGATGTGGCAAGGCTTATTGCATGGAGAAAAGGCCGAGGTTGGCAATGATGAAAGGTTTCTTATATAAGCTGCCATTTTATCTAACATTCTAATGTTAAAGTTACCATTTCCATAGCCTGCCATTCGTAAGGCCACAATCTCTAAGTCATAATGACGAAGACATGTGTGAAATGGCTGAGCAGCATGGCATAACTATATATATGACATACCATGCCTTTAAAGCGAAAGTCATGCTAATGTAAAAACCTCAGGAGAAATTTGAAGGAAGACATTCTTGGTGCTTTGTGGTAGTTGTTCTCAAAGAATGTGAATTGGTTAACAATTTTAACTATTCACTCGACTGATCTCTCTGTTGACCTTATATCAAAATTCGTCACCTTATAAGGTAAGCAGTGGGTATATTGAGAAAGAAATCTATTTTTTCTTGATGATGAGATTTACTCTGGTCTAGCCAAATATGGGGAAGAAGGAAGAAGGAACTATAAAACCTGACGCATTTTAGTTTGAAGATATCTTTGCCAACGATGGTTCCTATCATGTAATACCCACCGATCGTCTAAAACTCTTCCTGCTTTCAGTTGGCTTGAAGTAGACATCAAGACATTCCATAGAGTTACTGTCACAGTTGCCAACCTCCTCGGCCCTCTTGGTGTAATAGTCACTATTGTCCAAGGGGTCCTTGGGCTCATCCCCTTGAGACACCTCCTCAGGGCTGGGAGACCGCGTGCACATGTCACCATGGTCACCAGTTTCCACAGCATTCAAATCCATCACGTGATAATGAACACAGTCTGATTTTTCCACCGTGCAGTCTACGTCAGTTGCGTCATGATGGGCTAATTCGAAGTGAGGGTCCATGATATGTACATCGCTGCACAGGCTGGCGTTGTCACCAGGGTTTAGCTCCTGAAACTCAAAGTTCTTTTGCTCCTTGGACATCTTAACGCTTGAGTATCTCCCTCGCTGGCTCCGGAACAACTGTCTTATAAACCCTCTGCTCGactgttgtttttgtttttccttTTTGTGCTCTTTTCGCCATTTCCTGAACTTCTGTATGAGGTTCGCCATTGTTTTCACGAGCACGGTGCTTACTGGTGAGCAGGTTTGGATGAAGTAGCCAAATATTGTCCTAAATTGGTCCGGCGTCACGCAGTCATGACGTTTCCCGAATCTGTTATATACCGAATTGACGGCAAATTAGGCCCTACCACTCTTATTGCAAGTCTGTTAGATACACTGACACGAGTTATGATCACCCTGCCAGTGTCACATCAATCCTACTCGTAGAGTACGAACTAGAGGTAGTAAAACTGATTTCGTAAAACGCCACAGAATCCCTCACCTAAAGAACACTCCTGCTCCTCGAATACTAGCAATAGTAAAGGCTTTTCGTCATGACCGATATAATCATGATATTCCTTTACAGTCCACTCACAATCACCAATACGTTGGTTGTATTCAACTGCTATACACAATCCTTTCATTACCAACACCAGATGTAAACACTGATCAGCTGTTTTGAGTCACTTTTGCGTCAAACAAGCGAGTCCTCCTTGGATGTTTGGCTCATCCGACAACTGACGGTACAGTCACGACACTCGGTGACAGATCAACAACCAAGCCGATGCTGGAGTAAGAGCAATCTTCCCGACAGCCAACAAGGACAGCCAACGTAAAGCACGTCACTTTGTTACCCGGCCATATCTATATACATACAGGTGGAGGTTAAACCAATACTCAACAACCCTCCAAACCTATTGACAAACCATGGTCTACTTTCAAACCAAAATAGTCTGGGCAAGCTTCAACATGGTGTTGTGCTAATTCGGGCACAATGTTTAGCCATATATTATTAGTGGAAATTATTTGAATTTAGAAGCATAATATATGTCCCCTTGGTTAAAGTGTTATAGTGCTCATGCACCCATTAGCATGTTAACAGTTAAGGAATATGGAGACCTACTGCTGTATGGTTGTGAAAAACTATAACAACAATGCATTGCAAGTCGGGCTTTTAATTGAATGGAGAGCTATCACTCCCCATCAAAATGTCAGTGCATTCCAAATGAGAAGAGACAGCAGCTCTCCAAATGAACTAAAAAATAGATTGTAAATAGCCCAGCGTTCAATCTAGAACGGGTGAGATTGAGAAGCATGTTAACCCGTAGTATCAACTTAGGCTTTTGTTGTATTGCTGCCGACATCAATCATGGAGGATGACCAATCACTGGAATGGTAATAACGGAAACGAGTTCAGCCATTCCATATAATTAGAAGTAAACACCCCTAATGCGTCTGTAATAATTGAAAAGTCAAACCAATTCACGATCTAGGTGGGATGCGTTATTCCACTGAGAGATTGCCTCGATGAAACATGACGCTCAGGGCTCTCATTCTTGTTCTCTTTGCCTTTATTTCACCAGGATGCACGCTGAATCCGCTTGTCGCCGAATTAGAGGGTGACGTGATCCTTGGCGTGGTGCTGCCGGTACACCAGCGAACAGGTATAAGCAACTGCGGCCGCATCAGCAGCCACGGGATACAAGCTATGCAA
Above is a window of Lineus longissimus chromosome 3, tnLinLong1.2, whole genome shotgun sequence DNA encoding:
- the LOC135485147 gene encoding uncharacterized protein LOC135485147 isoform X2 — its product is MANLIQKFRKWRKEHKKEKQKQQSSRGFIRQLFRSQRGRYSSVKMSKEQKNFEFQELNPGDNASLCSDVHIMDPHFELAHHDATDVDCTVEKSDCVHYHVMDLNAVETGDHGDMCTRSPSPEEVSQGDEPKDPLDNSDYYTKRAEEVGNCDSNSMECLDVYFKPTESRKSFRRSMKRSPEPVRLPSLRRKGVSKED
- the LOC135485147 gene encoding uncharacterized protein LOC135485147 isoform X1 — its product is MANLIQKFRKWRKEHKKEKQKQQSSRGFIRQLFRSQRGRYSSVKMSKEQKNFEFQELNPGDNASLCSDVHIMDPHFELAHHDATDVDCTVEKSDCVHYHVMDLNAVETGDHGDMCTRSPSPEEVSQGDEPKDPLDNSDYYTKRAEEVGNCDSNSMECLDVYFKPTESRKSFRRSASVRKIKQAADTSWKVIKTAFDDTHKPRTSMPQLGALGKALGSASRS